The Silurus meridionalis isolate SWU-2019-XX chromosome 18, ASM1480568v1, whole genome shotgun sequence genome includes the window ATGacaataattgaataaaaatgttaaacaattaTATAACTATGACTATATGAGGATAGAATACAtagatgtaaaataaatgaaataaaatacaaaatataatcagatcatcatctttattattattatttttgtatcactgtacatattgttcaattcaattcaatttttgaaatgtatcagtcaggatttaggcctcatcatagcacagggATGGCACTAGTTAAGGTCGaggttaaaaacatatttatttagtcaagcctttgatcagtagatttttttttcttgggtaaaggctcagatctggtgggagcatggatatagagtgtttggtgaactggtatatttggatgctgtcgtcccctcactctcacacgttcactcaggtttgttgacggtggtgtggtgggtcgtctcttatcccagagatccctcatgtctgtgttacctcctggttctcccttttagctatgttgccatagcgagtcttgcagGAGTCCAatctgcacagtgacattaactttcatacaccaatagttacacttaataatccatatccatctcttcctgtcaccctcctctctctctttctctctctctctctctctctctctctctctctctctcactctcacccttctctctctctctctctcactctcactctctctttgtcgagttaaacatgctcctgaggctcccactttgtccaggcctgcctctggatagtgttctcttcgactggaggccactctgtgcagcttgggacggtttctcatcagcgccttgggtggttccctgaaattccagagtaagaactggtgctttgaggatggatttggactgtagttaatgtcaacagtgtcctacactgactcaggactactttttgcttctgatcatcatcactgtaccccgcaacatcgtatatctgctataaatggacattcggtgcaacccagatgaggatgggttccctcttgagtctggttcttctcaaggttttcttccttatgccatctcagggagtttttccttcaccacagtcgccaccggtttgtttatcagggacaaacttactgataaagaacatattcacttttaatcaccacattatctgtgtaaagctgcttagctttctttgagacaatgttcactgttaaaagcacaatacaaataaaaatgaattgaattgaattgaacatatTGTTCACTCAGTTCACTGACAGTAGGGGTCTGCCTGACAGATGTTTTTGAGTCGGATGTTATTTCTCTGTTGTTGTGAATTATAGAGTTTGGTTAGTTttactggattttatttttactgcaatATTCACAtgtacactggcgatcaaaattagagaacaatttataaacaattgaacaattctgaaataatgtcatcttcactgctcaacagtggaaggagtttttgtcctgtctataccatgctaccagaacaccttttccacaaaataactaaggcatttaaaaaaaaaacattatcatataattatacatatttgaTTATCTCTCATTTTTATTCAGTTAATGTCATTTATTGTAAGGATGTGGCAGGAATGACTTGTTCTACTTTTGTCCACCAGATGTCACCATTTTCTCCAATGTTGTTTTTCCCACTGTCCTTGTTAAAGCTTTGACATGTGAGGAAGCACTAGAGATGAGTCACTCAGTGAACGGATTCGACTCTCACGAGTCCCTGAGTCACTTGAATCAGTAGGGATTCTTCCTGCTTTTGCCAGGaaattccactagagggcactcaCCGAATCCTTACAATTCATCCGTGGACTCATGAATCTCATTCACAAATCTCTCGGATTCTGCTGTTTCGCTCCGCGCTACGAGTCCGACAGATCCGCTGAATCCCACGGTTCAGGTGAATCAGTGAGGACTCGCATAGGATCCGCCATTTTGAGTCTCTTGTGTTTCTGAACATACAGGAAGTTTCCTGAACAACTCAGTCAGTTACTTGTTGCTACAGTTTCTTGCTAACAACAAATTAAACAACTAAATGGTGTAAtttacaatttgtttttatatctgtTGTTAGTAGCAAAATAACCAAAGACTCAAGTGATCCGAGTAAATGAAGAGAATGATTCATGAATCTCGAGTCATATAAAGAATCGGTTTATTTTTCCTGGATGATTCTGGATTCACTCATCTAAAGCACCCATACCGTAAGAACAAGATTAGACAcgaagtcaaaaaaaaaaagcggctGAATTGACCGCAGACAAGGAGCTCGTGAGATCACAACACTTTGTTTATTTGACCACTGGGATGTGAAACTCATACATTATCTCTAgcaatgtgatttattattagcataAACATACTACAGACTTAGCCGGCCATGCACGTGCATGAAGAAGCTCCCCGGTTACCATGGCCACACTGGAGCTCATTTACCTCCATCACCTGATTAACAGTCACAGAGAGCAGGATTTCACACTTAGTGTATTATAATTCACTTTATTTAGAACCTCGCTGCCTTTCTACtgctattacacacacacacacacacacacacacacacacacacacacacacagagatacagcAAGTAGATTTCAGTGAAAGTGAATCTCAGAGCAAGAAAATCAGTAAATCAGTTCAgatgtccagtgtgtctggatctCCTGAAGGATCCAGTGGATACCCCGTGTGGTCACAGtttctgtaaggtgtgtattaatgaCTGCTGGGATCAGGAGGATCAGATGGGTGTCTTCAGCTGTCCTCAGTGCAGACACACTTTCAATACAAGGCCTGTTCTACACGGAGACATCATGCTGGATAAAGTGGAGAAAAAGCGCTCGGAGGGCTCTGTAGAGTTTCCAGTCTCTCAGTGTATCTTCTGGATGTGAGGACTCACCCAGCATCACTGTCCATCAACATCTCTCATTTGATATAGTGAGGAAATCAGTCTCTGATCTGAAAAAGAGATTTGAGGAACTCTGTCAGGAGGAATTCATCATAATTCATGAACTTGGTGAGAGAAATTGTCCTGCTGGGAATCTTTACTTTCTCTGCAGCATGATGATGAGAGACATTTCATATGACGACATGAACTTcctgttattactgttatttttattacagttacactttttattaacgTCTTAATCGTGTAAAAGCTTCTGATTCGTTCCTTCTACAGAaggttttctaaaataaaatactgattaAATATCAGACACAAACTGGATCACTTTCAACTGTGTTTTTCTCCACAGCTGCAGAAGTTCAGATGATTTTACCCTCAGAGCCAAAAAGCAGAGATGattttctgtactgtaaaacacacacacacacacacacacacacacacacacacacacacacacacacacacatcttatttattatagtttttttctttttttaaatatctgacaCATTTCCATTGTTCATGTGTTTAGATTTCTGTGATCTGACTCTGGATCCCAACACAGTAAATTATAACCTCATTCTGTCTGAGAAGAACAAAGTGGTGAGGTATAAAGAGACAAAGCAGCCGTACTCTGATCATCCAGAGAGATTTAACTCCTACTGTCAGGTGTTgagtaaagagagtgtgtgtggacgctgttactgggaggtggagtggagcAGTGAGAGAAATGTGTTCATATCAGTCTCATATAAAGACATCAGAAGGAAAGGACggggtgatgagtgtgtgtttggatgcaacaatcagtcctggagtctgcagtgttcttcttcttctgttcatttctaTCACAACAACATTAAAACTGATCTGAAAGTTCCATCATCCTCCAGAATAGGAGTGTATGTggatcacagtgcaggaactctgtccttctacagcgtctctgatacgatgaagctcctccacagactccacaccacattcactcagcctCTATACGCTGGATTCATGCTGAACTCTTACAGAACAACTGTGAGATTATGTGATCcgtaataaaacatttgtaccCTAAGTTTCAATTAAAATAAGCAACGTTTTTTGTATGTGAAGCTTCATTCAGAATGTcattaaaatgttcatttgttaGATCTTTTCCTCGTCTTCTGGCAAAGTGCACGTCACCATCATTGAGCACTTCCGGCATTGCCGCCTCAATCACCGAGGACACGCCccctcccaaccagctgcacggaaatGGCGTCTAATTTTCTaacacttataaggacgccagaatcctccagacagtgccagattgtctttaggcttgccctgatcacGCTCCAGCGtatctctgttttgtttgtccTTTTGTTTCTGACCTGATTCTGTCCTAACCATTCTGTCCTCCGGCTTCCCGACCGCGCCTGTTTTCCCGACTCTCCCCTCAGCTtatcggctctgctctgctcgcgctgaacgcgccccGATTTCCGGCTCAGGAACTTCGGCTCCATGAATCGACTCCATGAATCGACTTCCCGATTTAGCTCTGCACGCGCTGCTCtctttgcatctgccttggatcctataacctgaacCTTCTGACAGTTGTGCTGTAATGAGTTTTGTTtaattagggcccgagcaccgaggagcaggccagaatggcctgcaccagaggtgcgaagccctattgttttccttagaatttattatttatttttttattttttttattttttacacacattggtcattagaggtcccttaacatactcgaaaactcttgaaatttggcacacacgtcagagtcctttgtcactagggccttagaaaggctggtatacaggcgtggcaggggggctctgtagcgccccctgtaattacaaaacaaacattcgtgcacagttCGGGCAATTATTTACGCACATgcacgagagttggtaggcatatagatctcatcgacccgaacaactttcacaatcaaacctattaaaaaaaaaaaaaaaacaaacaaaaaaaaaaaataaataaatatagctgcaagcagcgatggcgggccctcgcacatttgtgtatcgctatacggtgccccccagaaaacaatgcacggtgtgcaagtgcatcaagtgggtaaatatcagtggactattttatgttgttactgacccatttggggactgtaagtgaaagaaacctcacattttagacaaacgggggcgctagtgggccacttaagagacacacccttgtccgacaatttttggacacacttaacagccgacaaatgtgatgtatgtgttaaatttcaagttaatctaagcacgccaaaagccttaaatatgccatatttaaggcatttggcatgcactttgtgtgccttaacatgctcgaaaacaccggagatttggcacagacgtcaaaatcgtctgccattaggaccggtcgaaggctggaacatagtcgtggcaatagggctctgtagcgccccctgtaatgtaaaaacaaatattggtgcacagatcgggcaaacatgtacgcacatgtacgagagttggtaggcatatagatctcatcgacccgaacaactttcccaatcaaacctattagctctgcccaacaggaagtcggccattttggatggtttcaaaagtgcatgtggtgaacttttaaatactcctcctagggaatttatgcgattgacatcagaagtggtgaacatgatgccgagacattgcacttgctaaattgtgaagggatttttgatgtCTCGAAcagtgctgccatggcgaggcgacaaatttatggcgaattcagagaaaaaggaagtgtctaatatctaaagcaaaaaaatttctAATTGTATGACACGCGGTTTGTATGTttggccaaggattccgatcgcaccaacaggcgccaggaagtgtgtcagtcacaaaaggtggattttttgacatttgcatgtggtgaacttttaaatactcctcctaggatatttatgcgattgacaccaaacgtaatcaacatgatggcgagacattgtagataataaattgcaaagtgatttttgatatctcgaaccctgttctcatggcaacgcgtcaaacttaccttttatttcaggcatatttaaggcttttggcgtgcttagattaacttgaaatttgacacatacatcacatttgtcggctgttaagtgtgtccaaaaagGTCAGACAAAGGTGTGTCTCAATTGGCCCACTAGCGCTTCCGTtcgtctaaaatgtggggtttcttttacttacagtccccaaatgggtcagtaacaacataaaatagtccactgatatttacccacttgatgcacttgcccaccgtgcattgttttctggggggcactgtatagcgatacacaaacgtgcgagggcccgccatcgctgcttgcagctatatttgtacttgaaatgtaataaaagcgctaaatataaatctaatgCAGGATGTGAAAATTAGAGTTATGTTGTTTTATAATCCTGTCCAAATACCAATTTTAAACCAGAATGGTGGTGTTGCTAGAAACATTGTAGTGGACTCAAAATATCTGGTGTTAAACGTCAATTTGGATATTTATTATCTATATAAAGGAGGGGCTttaattaatgttaatttaaaaaatgcacccGCTTGTTGTTGCTAGTCAGCTAGCATAATCTTAAGGTTTCCGTATTCTAGTTATATAATGACAATATAATAACATTGAACCTGTTATTGAGTTCAACCGTCATGTTTGTATAAATATCGGCTTTTATGTCTCTCACGGTAAAGCAGTATTTTTAAGGGGAACGTTTAAGACCCGCTAAGAGGGTCTCTGCAAGTCGTCATGATTTCATTTGCATATTCGTACATCATTGCTGGACTCATTtggataccaaaaaaaaaagctgtcagAAAGATCAATCGAgcacatttgcatatttatttctatCACAACAACATTAAGACTGATCTGAAAGTTTCATCATCCTCCAGAATAGGAGTGTATGTggatcacagtgcaggaactctgTCCTTCTACAGCGTCT containing:
- the LOC124401450 gene encoding tripartite motif-containing protein 16-like protein: MCLDFCDLTLDPNTVNYNLILSEKNKVVRYKETKQPYSDHPERFNSYCQVLSKESVCGRCYWEVEWSSERNVFISVSYKDIRRKGRGDECVFGCNNQSWSLQCSSSSVHFYHNNIKTDLKVPSSSRIGVYVDHSAGTLSFYSVSDTMKLLHRLHTTFTQPLYAGFMLNSYRTTVRLCDP